From Chryseobacterium sp. H1D6B, a single genomic window includes:
- a CDS encoding folylpolyglutamate synthase/dihydrofolate synthase family protein produces the protein MTSEQYQEAVDWLFVQAPNYQTDGEKAYKPGLDNITNLCAFFDNPQEKIKTIHIGGTNGKGSSSNMLASILQNAGYKVGLYNSPHLIDFTERIKVNGKNCDKEFVYNFILKLKNLPEAIRPSFFEFTTIMAFEYFYQQQVDFAIIEVGLGGRLDSTNIIKPLVAAITNVQLDHQNILGNTIEEIAGEKAGIIKNNTPIISGDENEIVKNILMTKADKEKAPFIDASLVKTDLKSDLKGNYQQKNIKVVLALIEELKKLGFAVSSENIENGLLHVHENTGFIGRWFEFSKNPLIICDTAHNQAGLELVFAQLNSINLHKHVILGFVNDKKIDEVMNLLPENSEFYFAKPSISRGRDPKEYEDLLIEAKIIYKIFDSVQEAYFTAKQQCTNEEMIFIGGSNFVVGEFLEKNLEISR, from the coding sequence ATGACAAGTGAACAATACCAAGAAGCTGTCGATTGGCTTTTCGTACAGGCTCCTAACTATCAGACAGATGGAGAAAAGGCTTATAAACCTGGTTTAGATAACATTACAAATCTTTGTGCTTTTTTTGACAACCCTCAGGAAAAAATAAAAACTATTCATATTGGAGGGACTAATGGAAAGGGGTCTTCAAGTAATATGCTGGCCTCAATTCTCCAGAATGCAGGCTATAAAGTCGGTTTATATAATTCTCCCCATCTTATTGATTTTACAGAGCGCATAAAGGTCAACGGGAAGAACTGTGATAAAGAATTCGTCTATAATTTTATACTGAAGCTTAAAAACCTCCCCGAAGCTATCCGCCCATCATTTTTTGAATTCACTACCATTATGGCTTTTGAATACTTTTACCAGCAGCAAGTAGACTTCGCCATCATTGAGGTAGGTCTCGGCGGAAGATTAGATTCTACCAATATTATAAAACCTTTAGTTGCCGCAATTACTAATGTCCAGCTTGACCATCAAAATATTTTAGGAAATACAATTGAAGAGATTGCTGGAGAAAAGGCCGGAATTATTAAAAATAATACACCAATTATTTCAGGTGACGAAAATGAAATTGTAAAAAACATTCTCATGACGAAAGCTGATAAGGAAAAAGCTCCATTTATTGATGCTTCTTTAGTAAAAACAGATTTAAAGTCAGATTTAAAAGGAAATTACCAGCAGAAAAATATTAAAGTTGTTTTGGCCTTAATTGAGGAATTAAAAAAATTAGGCTTTGCGGTTTCCTCTGAAAATATAGAGAACGGATTATTACACGTTCATGAAAATACAGGCTTTATTGGGCGCTGGTTTGAGTTTTCAAAAAATCCGCTTATCATCTGCGATACAGCCCACAATCAGGCCGGACTGGAATTGGTTTTTGCTCAATTGAACTCAATAAACCTTCATAAACATGTTATTTTAGGTTTCGTGAACGACAAAAAAATAGATGAAGTGATGAATTTACTGCCTGAAAATTCTGAATTTTATTTTGCTAAACCTTCTATCAGCAGGGGCCGAGATCCTAAAGAATATGAAGATCTGCTTATTGAAGCAAAAATAATTTATAAAATTTTCGATTC
- a CDS encoding TolC family protein, with product MKKVWIIVFGLTCLGLSAQKRWSLRECVDYAVQHNLQVIQNQYSKEVQNTNLKIAKRDYLPSVSGSIGNTASFGQTQFVNTSVRNDNFSNNASLGASIVVYNNGRIEKTIRKTEFDVEASQYDIETIQNDISLQIAQQYLTTLLNKEIVKISQSAVENAKKQSDRAKITTSVGTTAQTVLAEADAALAREKQNLKTAEINVGRSLFALAQLLQLQDYKDFDVEDVAVSDQLPSELKSVDEVLNTAYENQPQVKAAVSRIKSAEAQTEVSKTAFWPTVTASAGIGSFYNNSLVTNNIGSALLYIKEKTFFQQYKDNFGQNIGVSVNIPVFNKGITKLQVEQSRINESIAKNALEQQKQTVRQNVQKAQFDVDANYEGYLAATEAEKSSKLAMEFADKSYTAGRTTIYDVNVARNNYANAQGSVAQAKFNYIFSLKLLNFYAGIPLSL from the coding sequence ATGAAAAAAGTTTGGATTATCGTTTTTGGATTAACATGTCTGGGACTCAGCGCTCAGAAAAGGTGGTCCTTAAGAGAATGTGTGGACTACGCTGTACAGCATAATCTTCAGGTTATCCAAAATCAATATTCGAAAGAAGTTCAGAATACTAATCTTAAAATAGCCAAAAGAGATTATTTACCGTCAGTGTCGGGAAGTATAGGGAATACGGCAAGTTTTGGACAAACTCAGTTCGTTAACACGAGTGTTAGAAACGATAACTTCAGTAATAATGCTAGTTTAGGTGCGAGTATCGTAGTCTACAATAATGGAAGGATCGAAAAAACCATCAGAAAAACCGAATTTGATGTAGAAGCAAGCCAATATGATATCGAAACAATACAGAATGATATTTCTTTACAGATTGCACAGCAGTATTTAACAACACTTTTAAACAAAGAAATTGTAAAAATATCTCAGAGTGCTGTAGAAAATGCTAAAAAGCAGTCTGACAGAGCGAAAATTACAACAAGTGTAGGAACTACTGCCCAAACTGTTTTAGCAGAAGCAGATGCAGCATTAGCAAGAGAAAAACAAAATCTTAAAACTGCTGAAATTAATGTAGGAAGGAGTTTATTTGCGTTAGCCCAGCTTTTACAGCTGCAGGATTATAAAGATTTTGATGTAGAAGATGTAGCGGTATCAGATCAATTGCCTTCAGAATTAAAATCTGTTGATGAGGTTTTAAATACAGCCTATGAAAATCAGCCTCAGGTAAAAGCAGCGGTAAGCAGAATAAAATCTGCAGAAGCTCAGACTGAAGTAAGCAAAACAGCCTTTTGGCCAACAGTAACAGCAAGTGCGGGAATAGGAAGCTTTTATAACAATTCTTTAGTTACCAATAATATTGGTTCAGCTTTACTGTATATTAAAGAGAAAACTTTTTTCCAGCAGTACAAAGATAACTTTGGGCAAAATATAGGAGTATCAGTGAATATCCCGGTTTTTAACAAAGGAATTACGAAACTGCAGGTAGAACAGTCAAGAATCAATGAAAGTATTGCCAAGAACGCTTTAGAACAGCAGAAACAGACGGTAAGACAGAATGTACAGAAAGCACAATTTGATGTGGATGCTAATTATGAAGGATATTTAGCGGCTACAGAGGCAGAGAAGAGTTCAAAATTAGCGATGGAGTTTGCTGATAAAAGTTATACGGCAGGAAGAACTACAATTTATGATGTAAATGTTGCTAGAAATAACTACGCCAATGCTCAGGGGTCTGTGGCGCAGGCTAAATTTAATTATATTTTCAGTCTTAAATTGTTGAATTTCTATGCAGGAATTCCATTAAGTTTGTAA
- a CDS encoding SprT-like domain-containing protein, giving the protein MSIQSLEKYLPQNTFQYLKIWFADYYIHIKITRNRNSKLGDYRKLPDHSHEITINSTLAPELFFFVLTHELAHLIAFEKYGRRILPHGNEWKETFRLMLLESLDVYGDDLKPILVKFSKSPKANFMASPDLVKYFHIENHDDKLQFIEDLKKGEYFIYRNEKYLLEGLIKKNYLCKNLATGRMYSFKPLARVEKCS; this is encoded by the coding sequence ATGTCTATTCAATCATTAGAAAAATACCTACCACAAAATACATTTCAATATTTAAAAATTTGGTTTGCAGATTATTATATTCACATAAAAATTACCCGCAACCGAAATTCCAAGCTGGGAGATTACAGAAAACTCCCAGATCATTCTCATGAAATAACAATCAATTCTACGTTAGCTCCTGAGCTTTTTTTCTTTGTCCTTACCCATGAGCTGGCTCATCTGATTGCGTTTGAAAAATATGGCAGAAGAATTTTGCCGCATGGAAATGAATGGAAAGAAACATTCAGACTAATGCTGCTTGAAAGCCTTGACGTATATGGGGACGATCTTAAGCCGATCCTTGTGAAGTTTTCTAAGTCTCCGAAGGCAAATTTTATGGCGAGTCCGGATCTGGTAAAATATTTTCATATTGAAAACCACGATGATAAGCTGCAGTTCATAGAAGATCTTAAAAAAGGGGAATATTTTATATACCGGAACGAAAAGTATTTATTGGAAGGTCTGATTAAAAAAAACTATCTTTGTAAGAACCTAGCTACTGGAAGGATGTATTCTTTCAAACCACTGGCAAGGGTAGAAAAATGTAGTTAA
- a CDS encoding mannose-1-phosphate guanylyltransferase, which produces MSKSDKYCVIMAGGIGSRFWPMSTKKFPKQFQDILGVGRTMIQQTYDRISKIIPNENIFVITNKEYVALSHQQLPEIPLENIVGEPMIKNTAACNLYMANKIAEINPRATMIVLPADHLILREDIFLQKVEIAFDLASKNDYLLTLGITPTRPDTGYGYIQFVEKKNSEYFKVKTFTEKPILEIAKSFLESGDFLWNAGIFIWNVKSIHQAFEEYLPEMTQHFMACEYNSESEDSCIENIYPKVQKISIDNGILEKAKNVYVIPSDLGWSDLGTWTSVYENTERDENQNAAQQKHILTYNAEGNIIHIKNNNKAVVIDGLKDYIVVDTDKVLLICPREHDQLIKDYVLDLKNLKKGEKFI; this is translated from the coding sequence ATGTCAAAATCAGATAAATACTGTGTAATCATGGCAGGAGGGATCGGAAGCAGATTCTGGCCTATGAGTACGAAGAAATTTCCCAAACAGTTTCAAGATATTTTAGGAGTTGGAAGAACAATGATTCAGCAGACTTATGACAGAATCAGTAAGATAATTCCTAATGAAAATATTTTTGTAATTACAAATAAAGAGTATGTTGCCCTTTCTCACCAGCAGCTGCCGGAAATTCCATTAGAAAATATAGTGGGAGAGCCTATGATAAAAAATACGGCTGCCTGCAATCTGTACATGGCCAATAAAATTGCTGAGATCAATCCACGAGCTACGATGATCGTGCTGCCAGCAGATCATTTAATTCTTAGAGAAGATATTTTCCTTCAGAAAGTGGAGATCGCATTTGATTTAGCATCTAAAAACGATTATCTTCTTACACTGGGAATTACACCTACGAGACCTGATACGGGTTATGGATATATTCAATTTGTAGAAAAAAAGAATTCAGAATATTTCAAAGTAAAAACATTTACAGAAAAACCCATTTTAGAAATCGCAAAAAGCTTTTTAGAAAGCGGAGATTTTCTTTGGAATGCAGGGATATTTATCTGGAATGTAAAATCTATTCACCAAGCTTTTGAAGAGTATCTTCCAGAAATGACACAGCATTTTATGGCTTGTGAATACAATTCTGAAAGTGAAGACAGCTGCATAGAAAATATTTATCCTAAAGTTCAGAAGATCTCTATTGATAACGGGATTTTAGAAAAAGCAAAAAATGTGTATGTAATCCCTTCCGATCTCGGGTGGAGCGACCTAGGAACATGGACATCGGTATACGAAAATACTGAAAGAGATGAAAATCAGAACGCTGCCCAACAGAAGCATATCTTAACGTACAATGCAGAAGGAAATATTATTCACATAAAAAATAATAACAAGGCCGTAGTAATAGACGGTTTGAAAGATTATATCGTTGTAGACACAGACAAGGTGCTGTTGATCTGCCCGAGAGAACATGACCAGCTGATAAAAGACTATGTTCTTGATTTGAAAAATTTAAAAAAAGGAGAGAAATTTATTTAG
- a CDS encoding GNAT family N-acetyltransferase, producing the protein MSPKNLSRENNINETERLIIRPISLNDSEFILDLYNRPKFIKYIGDRDIRSLTDAANYIQHRFLPQLEKSGFGNYVVVTKESNEKVGAVGIFEREGLDVVDIGFSLLEEYEGKGYAYEAAVKVKSIGMDDFGLKKLSAITSKNNFSSQKLIEKLGLKFQKHVTLPNDDEELMYYETE; encoded by the coding sequence ATGAGCCCAAAAAACCTGTCAAGAGAAAATAACATTAACGAAACGGAAAGATTAATTATACGCCCAATATCACTGAATGACAGTGAATTTATCCTTGATCTTTATAACAGGCCCAAATTCATAAAATATATTGGAGACCGTGATATACGCTCTCTTACTGATGCAGCAAACTATATTCAGCACAGGTTTCTTCCCCAGCTTGAAAAATCGGGATTTGGAAATTATGTGGTTGTAACTAAAGAAAGCAATGAAAAAGTAGGTGCAGTAGGAATCTTCGAAAGAGAAGGGCTGGATGTAGTAGATATAGGTTTTTCTTTGTTGGAAGAATATGAAGGTAAAGGGTATGCTTATGAAGCTGCAGTGAAGGTTAAATCAATTGGGATGGATGATTTCGGGTTGAAAAAACTTTCAGCAATTACTTCTAAAAACAACTTCTCATCACAAAAACTGATTGAAAAATTAGGACTGAAATTTCAAAAGCATGTCACTCTTCCCAACGATGACGAAGAATTAATGTATTACGAAACAGAATGA
- the bcp gene encoding thioredoxin-dependent thiol peroxidase, whose amino-acid sequence MLKVGDQLPEFKGTNQDGGTIDSSKLVGKKLVIFFYPQANTPTCTVEACNLSDNYSQLERAGFQLLGISGDSVKKQKNFHSKFAFPYDLIADENREIIEKFGVWQEKKTFGKTYMGIVRTTFIFDEKGICTRVIEKVTSKTAAEQILEG is encoded by the coding sequence ATGCTGAAAGTTGGAGACCAATTACCCGAATTTAAAGGAACTAATCAAGATGGAGGAACTATAGACTCCTCAAAGCTGGTTGGAAAAAAACTAGTAATATTCTTTTATCCGCAAGCGAATACGCCAACCTGCACCGTCGAGGCCTGTAATCTAAGCGATAATTATTCTCAACTGGAAAGAGCAGGATTTCAACTGCTTGGAATAAGCGGTGATTCTGTAAAAAAGCAGAAAAATTTCCACAGTAAATTTGCTTTCCCCTATGATCTTATCGCTGATGAAAACCGGGAAATCATTGAAAAGTTCGGAGTGTGGCAGGAGAAAAAGACTTTCGGGAAAACGTATATGGGAATTGTAAGAACCACTTTCATATTCGACGAAAAGGGAATCTGCACAAGGGTTATTGAAAAAGTAACTTCAAAAACGGCTGCTGAACAGATTTTGGAAGGATAA
- the nth gene encoding endonuclease III produces the protein MTKKQRAELVQLELEKLYPEVPIPLDHTDPFTLMTAVALSAQTTDKKVNQVTPNLFKAAGTPEKMAQLEVSEIKELIKEIGLSNTKAKNLKRMAELLLEKHNGVVPQTYEELEALPGVGHKTASVVMSQAFGFPAFPVDTHIQRLMTQWKLTSGKNVVETEKDAKSIFPENVWNKLHLQIIFYGREYSPARGKGEKDFITKMMFEK, from the coding sequence ATGACAAAAAAACAAAGAGCCGAACTCGTTCAGCTTGAATTAGAAAAATTATATCCGGAAGTTCCTATTCCGTTAGATCATACAGATCCGTTTACTTTAATGACTGCCGTAGCGCTTTCTGCACAGACCACAGATAAGAAAGTGAACCAAGTAACCCCAAACCTTTTTAAAGCAGCCGGAACGCCCGAAAAAATGGCTCAACTGGAAGTTTCTGAAATTAAAGAATTAATCAAAGAAATAGGACTTTCCAATACTAAAGCCAAAAATTTAAAAAGAATGGCAGAACTTTTACTGGAAAAGCATAATGGAGTAGTACCGCAGACTTATGAAGAATTAGAAGCGCTTCCGGGAGTAGGCCACAAAACGGCATCTGTAGTCATGAGCCAGGCTTTTGGATTTCCAGCATTTCCTGTAGACACCCACATTCAGAGGCTGATGACCCAGTGGAAGCTTACCTCAGGAAAGAACGTGGTGGAAACGGAAAAGGATGCCAAAAGCATCTTTCCTGAGAATGTATGGAATAAACTCCATCTCCAGATCATTTTCTACGGAAGAGAGTATTCTCCAGCAAGAGGAAAAGGAGAGAAGGATTTCATTACGAAGATGATGTTTGAAAAATAA
- a CDS encoding DinB family protein, whose protein sequence is MIIESLKSLYSRDLNKLKIEIEAYHNEASIWITDKNISNSGGNLCLHLVGNLNMFIGAQLGNTAYIRHRELEFSLKDIPQNELIEKVEATAAMIDSVLDKLTEENLKKEYPLEPLGYKMTTEYFLIHLFGHLSYHVGQINYHRRLLDI, encoded by the coding sequence ATGATAATAGAAAGCCTGAAATCTCTTTACAGCAGAGATTTAAATAAATTAAAAATAGAAATTGAAGCTTATCACAACGAAGCTTCAATTTGGATTACAGATAAAAACATCTCCAATTCCGGGGGAAATCTATGCCTTCATTTAGTCGGAAACCTCAATATGTTTATTGGAGCACAGCTTGGAAACACCGCCTATATCCGGCACCGTGAATTAGAATTCTCATTAAAGGATATTCCTCAAAATGAACTGATTGAAAAGGTTGAAGCCACAGCCGCAATGATTGATTCTGTACTTGATAAACTAACTGAAGAAAATCTAAAAAAAGAATATCCTCTTGAACCATTAGGATATAAAATGACTACTGAATATTTCCTGATTCATTTGTTTGGGCATCTGAGTTATCATGTAGGCCAAATTAATTATCACAGAAGACTGCTGGATATCTAA
- a CDS encoding DUF885 domain-containing protein, which translates to MKNILSKSIIGLGLAVSLTSCKKTDSPLTKVTPTNLDSIASNYYEQYLKLYPLDATSQGDTRYNDQLPINIDKDFISGEIAFYNSVQKQLDQVDYKSLSDEDKVVYDVLDFTLKDKTEAYAYHPEYIPFTQFTGLPLNFPLYGSGEGSQPFKTDKDYDNWLKRMEKFPEWMDAAAENFRDGITNKFVLPKKLVIKMIPQMKAEEITTADFEKNIFYGPIKKLPKNFTQAQKDKYTALYKEAITKKIIPAYTKMGRFLETEYLPKARETDGYNSLPKGDEIYKYYAKSWTTTNKSPEEINKIGVQQVAMLRTEMEKVKQQVGFKGSLEEFINFVKTDPKAMPYKTSKEVLNGFNSILAKITPKLKTMFSVTPKTKFEIRQTEKFREASASAEYIQGTPDGKRPGIFYVPLPDPSKFNVTSGMESLFLHEAIPGHHYQVSLQQENTKLPKFMRFGWFGAYGEGWAHYCETLGPEFGLYTDPYQKMGYLSDQMLRAVRLVVDTGIHTGKMTREEAIKYFLSNISYDEAGATAEVERYMAMPGQALGYKIGSLRIRELREKYQKELGSKFSLASFHDEVLNQGCLPLDVLNRKMELWAKKQK; encoded by the coding sequence ATGAAAAACATTTTATCAAAAAGTATAATAGGTCTGGGCTTAGCAGTAAGTCTGACTTCTTGTAAAAAAACTGATTCCCCCTTAACGAAGGTTACTCCTACCAATTTAGATTCCATTGCTTCAAATTATTATGAACAGTATCTTAAGCTTTACCCTTTGGATGCGACTTCACAGGGAGACACAAGATATAATGACCAGCTGCCTATCAACATTGATAAGGATTTCATTTCAGGAGAAATTGCTTTTTATAATTCGGTCCAAAAACAATTGGATCAGGTAGATTATAAAAGTTTATCAGATGAAGACAAAGTAGTTTATGATGTTTTAGATTTTACTTTAAAGGATAAAACAGAAGCGTATGCTTATCATCCGGAATATATTCCTTTCACACAGTTTACAGGGCTTCCATTAAATTTTCCCCTGTATGGAAGCGGAGAAGGCAGCCAGCCCTTCAAAACAGATAAAGATTATGACAACTGGCTGAAAAGAATGGAAAAATTTCCTGAATGGATGGACGCGGCGGCAGAAAATTTCCGGGACGGGATTACCAATAAGTTCGTTCTTCCTAAAAAGCTGGTTATAAAAATGATTCCTCAAATGAAAGCCGAGGAGATCACTACTGCTGATTTTGAGAAGAATATTTTCTATGGCCCTATCAAAAAGCTTCCTAAAAATTTCACTCAGGCTCAAAAGGATAAGTATACAGCTCTTTATAAGGAGGCTATCACTAAAAAAATTATTCCTGCCTATACCAAAATGGGCAGATTCTTAGAAACCGAATACCTTCCAAAGGCAAGAGAAACAGACGGATACAACAGCCTTCCAAAAGGAGACGAAATTTATAAATACTATGCTAAAAGCTGGACAACAACCAATAAAAGTCCTGAGGAAATTAATAAAATAGGTGTTCAGCAGGTTGCTATGCTGCGTACTGAAATGGAAAAAGTAAAACAGCAGGTCGGCTTTAAAGGAAGTTTAGAAGAATTCATCAACTTTGTAAAGACCGATCCTAAAGCAATGCCCTATAAAACTTCTAAGGAAGTATTAAACGGATTCAACAGCATTTTAGCTAAGATTACTCCGAAGCTGAAGACCATGTTCAGCGTGACACCAAAAACAAAATTTGAAATCAGACAAACTGAAAAATTCAGGGAAGCAAGTGCCAGTGCAGAATATATCCAGGGAACGCCTGACGGAAAAAGACCGGGAATATTTTATGTTCCTCTTCCTGATCCTTCAAAATTCAATGTAACTTCTGGAATGGAATCCCTTTTCTTACATGAAGCAATTCCAGGACATCATTATCAGGTTTCTCTTCAGCAGGAAAACACGAAACTGCCGAAGTTCATGAGATTTGGATGGTTTGGAGCTTACGGTGAAGGCTGGGCACATTACTGCGAGACTTTAGGCCCTGAGTTTGGTCTTTATACAGATCCTTATCAGAAAATGGGATATTTAAGCGACCAGATGCTGAGAGCCGTAAGATTAGTAGTAGATACGGGGATTCACACGGGAAAAATGACCAGAGAAGAAGCTATTAAATATTTCTTAAGCAACATTTCTTATGATGAAGCAGGCGCTACAGCAGAAGTAGAAAGATATATGGCAATGCCGGGACAGGCTTTAGGCTATAAAATTGGTTCTTTAAGAATCCGTGAACTTCGTGAGAAGTATCAAAAAGAGCTTGGAAGCAAATTCAGCTTAGCAAGTTTCCATGATGAAGTTTTAAACCAGGGATGCCTTCCTTTGGACGTTTTAAACAGAAAAATGGAACTTTGGGCAAAGAAGCAGAAATAA